The following are encoded together in the Nocardia sp. XZ_19_385 genome:
- a CDS encoding sensor histidine kinase KdpD, with the protein MKRGQLRIYLGAAPGVGKTYAMLGEAHRRLERGRDVVAAVVETHGRPKTAGLLEGLERIPPKLVSYRGTELPELDVEAVLARHPQVVLVDELAHTNAPGSEHEKRWQDVEELLAAGIDVVSTVNVQHLESLNDVVEQITGIQQQETVPDAVVRGADQVELVDITPEALRRRMSHGNVYKAEKVDAALRNYFRPGNLTALRELALLWLADQVDSALAKYRADHKITELWEARERVVVAVTGGPESETVVRRASRIATKSSADLVLVHVVRGDGLAGVSTERLHRLRELAASLNSSLHTVTGDDVPTALLEFAREVNATQLVLGTSRRSRWARIFDEGIGSAVVQRSGKIDVHMVTHEQANSGARRLPFSAKQPVTAWIGALLIPLLVCGICMLLDRVLELGGLSALFFVGVVAVALLGGVVPAVFSALLSGMLLNWFFAPPRYSLTISEPDSFVTVAVLLIVAVAVAALVEVSAKQTRQARKASRQAELLTMFSGAVLYGADLPKLLEQIRETYGQKSVSMLCGDRVIAGTGENPPQRVTDADTTIEAGDASSLLLLSGRTIESGDRPVLNAVANQAAALVRQARLAEEAGAAAALLEADRLRRALLSAVSHDLRTPLAGAKAAVSSLRSDDIEFSTEDTAELLETIEESVDQLTALVGNLLDSSRLAVGVVTPQLRQVYMDEVAHRALVSVGMGARGLRRAAMNRVRVEVGEVSVRADPGLLERVLANLVDNALRHSPRDTPVRVTAETTGNRVSIAVVDTGPGVAPGSEEQLFEPFQRLGDRDNTTGVGLGLSVVRGFVEAMGGTVHAEPTPGGGLTMLVDLPADDSSAAAATGEFVELRGGSVRAARNRQ; encoded by the coding sequence GTGAAACGCGGTCAACTTCGGATCTACCTCGGCGCGGCGCCGGGCGTGGGCAAGACCTACGCCATGCTCGGCGAGGCGCATCGGCGGCTGGAACGCGGCCGCGACGTGGTGGCCGCGGTGGTCGAGACGCACGGGCGTCCCAAGACCGCCGGACTGCTGGAGGGTTTGGAGCGGATCCCGCCGAAGCTGGTGTCCTATCGCGGCACCGAACTACCCGAGCTCGATGTCGAGGCGGTGCTGGCCCGCCACCCGCAGGTGGTGCTCGTCGACGAGCTCGCGCACACCAACGCGCCCGGCAGCGAGCACGAAAAGCGCTGGCAGGACGTGGAAGAGCTACTCGCGGCGGGCATCGACGTGGTGTCCACCGTCAATGTGCAGCACCTGGAGAGCCTCAACGATGTGGTCGAGCAGATCACCGGCATCCAGCAGCAGGAAACCGTGCCGGACGCGGTGGTGCGCGGGGCGGATCAGGTCGAACTGGTCGACATCACGCCGGAAGCGTTGCGGCGCAGGATGTCCCACGGCAACGTCTACAAGGCCGAGAAGGTCGACGCGGCGCTGCGGAATTACTTCCGGCCCGGAAATCTCACCGCGCTAAGGGAATTGGCGCTGCTGTGGCTGGCCGATCAGGTGGATTCCGCGCTGGCGAAATACCGCGCGGACCACAAGATCACGGAGCTGTGGGAGGCCCGCGAACGCGTTGTCGTCGCGGTGACCGGCGGCCCGGAATCGGAGACGGTGGTCCGTCGCGCCAGTCGCATCGCGACGAAATCGAGCGCCGATCTGGTGCTGGTGCATGTGGTGCGCGGCGACGGTCTGGCCGGGGTGTCGACCGAGCGGTTGCACCGGCTGCGCGAGCTGGCGGCGAGTTTGAACTCCAGCCTGCACACCGTGACCGGCGACGATGTGCCCACGGCGCTGCTGGAATTCGCGCGTGAGGTGAATGCCACACAGCTGGTGCTGGGCACCTCGCGGCGCTCGCGCTGGGCGCGGATCTTCGACGAGGGCATCGGCTCGGCGGTGGTGCAGCGCTCCGGCAAGATCGACGTGCACATGGTGACGCACGAGCAAGCCAACTCCGGCGCTCGACGGTTGCCGTTCTCCGCGAAGCAACCGGTGACCGCGTGGATCGGCGCGTTGCTGATCCCGTTGCTGGTCTGCGGGATCTGCATGCTGCTCGATCGCGTCCTGGAACTCGGTGGGCTCAGCGCCCTGTTCTTCGTCGGGGTCGTAGCGGTCGCACTGCTGGGCGGCGTTGTGCCCGCGGTGTTTTCGGCCCTGCTGTCCGGGATGCTGTTGAACTGGTTCTTCGCCCCGCCCCGGTACAGCCTCACCATCTCCGAGCCGGACAGCTTCGTCACTGTTGCGGTGCTGCTCATCGTGGCGGTGGCGGTGGCGGCGCTGGTCGAGGTGTCCGCGAAGCAGACCCGGCAGGCGCGCAAGGCGTCGCGGCAGGCCGAACTGCTGACCATGTTCTCCGGCGCGGTGCTCTACGGCGCGGACCTGCCGAAGTTGCTGGAACAGATCCGCGAGACCTACGGACAGAAGTCGGTGAGCATGCTGTGCGGTGACCGGGTGATCGCCGGGACCGGGGAGAACCCGCCGCAACGGGTTACCGACGCGGACACCACGATCGAGGCCGGTGACGCGTCCAGCTTGCTGCTGTTGTCCGGGCGGACGATCGAATCCGGCGACCGGCCCGTGCTCAACGCGGTGGCCAACCAGGCGGCCGCGTTGGTGCGCCAGGCGCGGCTCGCCGAGGAGGCCGGTGCCGCCGCGGCGTTGCTGGAAGCGGACCGGTTGCGGCGGGCGCTGCTCTCCGCGGTCAGCCACGATCTGCGCACGCCGCTCGCCGGGGCGAAGGCCGCGGTGTCGAGCCTGCGCAGCGACGACATCGAGTTCTCCACCGAGGACACCGCCGAATTGCTGGAAACCATCGAGGAATCCGTGGACCAGCTGACCGCGCTGGTCGGCAACCTGCTCGATTCGTCCCGCCTCGCAGTCGGGGTGGTGACACCGCAACTGCGGCAGGTGTACATGGACGAGGTGGCGCATCGGGCGCTGGTGAGCGTCGGCATGGGCGCGCGCGGTCTGCGCCGGGCGGCGATGAATCGGGTGCGGGTGGAGGTCGGCGAGGTGTCGGTACGCGCCGACCCAGGTCTGCTGGAGCGTGTGCTGGCCAACCTCGTCGACAACGCGCTGCGGCACTCGCCCCGGGACACTCCGGTCCGGGTGACCGCGGAAACCACCGGCAACCGGGTGTCGATCGCGGTGGTGGACACCGGACCAGGGGTCGCGCCCGGCAGCGAAGAGCAGTTGTTCGAACCGTTTCAGCGCCTCGGCGACCGCGACAACACCACCGGTGTCGGCCTCGGACTGTCCGTGGTGCGCGGCTTCGTGGAGGCGATGGGTGGCACAGTGCACGCCGAACCGACCCCGGGCGGCGGCTTGACCATGCTGGTGGACCTGCCCGCGGACGACAG
- a CDS encoding potassium-transporting ATPase has protein sequence MEVVEFMSVVVFTVVTVAVFALLGLIQRGVERL, from the coding sequence ATGGAGGTTGTGGAATTCATGTCTGTCGTGGTGTTCACGGTGGTCACCGTGGCGGTTTTCGCGCTGCTCGGCCTGATCCAGCGCGGGGTGGAACGGCTGTGA
- the kdpF gene encoding K(+)-transporting ATPase subunit F, producing the protein MIANLIGLILAIGVAIYMVAALLFPERF; encoded by the coding sequence GTGATCGCGAATCTGATCGGTCTGATTCTGGCCATCGGCGTCGCGATCTACATGGTCGCGGCCCTGCTCTTCCCCGAGAGGTTCTAG
- the kdpA gene encoding potassium-transporting ATPase subunit KdpA — protein sequence MNTTTAGIVFLASLVLALVLVHKPFGDYMYRVYNSSKHSRAERVVYRLIGVQPEVEQTWPVYARSVLAFSAISVFFLYFFLLLQGHLPWHLDDPGTPMTAGLAWNTAISFVTNTNWQNYAGESTLGHLVQMGGLAVQNFVSAAVGMSVAMALVRGFARRHTGELGNFWVDLVRGTLRILLPIAFVSALVLVAGGVVQNFHLHDQVAQTLGGATQTIPGGPVASQEVIKELGTNGGGFYNTNSAHPFENPDTWINWIEIFLILLISFSLPRTFGRMVGSPKQGYAIAAVMGTLALLSVTLMNVFQLQHHGTVPTAAGAAMEGVEQRFGVSNSATFASATTLTSTGAVDSFHDSYTSLGGMMAMFNMQLGEIAPGGVGSGLYGMLILAVITVFIAGLMVGRTPEYLGKKITPREIKLAAAYFLISPLIVLVGTAVAMAMPGQRAAMLNSGPHGLSEVLYAFISAANNNGSAFAGLSANTDWYNTALGLAMAFGRFLPIIFVLALAGSLAQQGQTPESIGTLPTHRPQFVGMVVGVTFILVALTFLPALALGPLAEGIH from the coding sequence GTGAACACGACTACCGCGGGGATCGTCTTCCTCGCTTCGCTGGTCCTCGCGCTCGTCCTGGTGCACAAGCCGTTCGGCGACTACATGTACCGGGTCTACAACAGCAGCAAGCACTCTCGTGCGGAGCGCGTCGTCTACCGCCTGATCGGCGTGCAACCCGAGGTCGAGCAGACCTGGCCGGTGTACGCGCGCAGCGTGCTCGCCTTCTCCGCGATCAGCGTCTTCTTCCTCTACTTCTTCCTGCTGCTGCAGGGCCACCTGCCCTGGCATCTCGACGACCCCGGCACCCCGATGACGGCCGGACTGGCATGGAACACCGCGATCAGTTTCGTGACGAACACGAACTGGCAGAACTACGCGGGCGAATCCACCCTGGGCCACCTGGTGCAGATGGGCGGGCTGGCGGTACAGAACTTCGTGTCGGCCGCGGTCGGTATGTCCGTGGCGATGGCGCTGGTGCGCGGTTTCGCGCGCCGGCACACCGGGGAACTCGGCAACTTCTGGGTGGACCTGGTGCGCGGCACCTTGCGCATCCTGCTGCCGATCGCGTTTGTGTCCGCGCTCGTGCTGGTCGCGGGCGGTGTCGTCCAGAACTTCCACCTGCACGATCAGGTGGCCCAAACCCTCGGCGGCGCAACGCAGACCATTCCGGGCGGCCCGGTGGCCAGCCAGGAGGTGATCAAGGAGCTCGGCACCAACGGCGGCGGCTTCTACAACACCAACTCCGCGCACCCGTTCGAGAACCCGGACACCTGGATCAACTGGATCGAGATCTTCCTGATTCTGCTGATCAGCTTCTCGCTGCCGCGCACCTTCGGCCGCATGGTCGGCTCACCCAAGCAGGGGTACGCGATCGCGGCGGTGATGGGCACCCTCGCGCTGCTGAGCGTGACGCTGATGAACGTCTTCCAGTTGCAGCACCACGGCACCGTGCCGACCGCGGCCGGCGCCGCGATGGAGGGCGTGGAACAGCGCTTCGGCGTATCGAATTCAGCCACCTTCGCCTCGGCGACCACGTTGACCTCCACCGGTGCGGTGGACTCGTTCCACGATTCCTACACCAGCCTCGGCGGCATGATGGCGATGTTCAACATGCAACTCGGCGAAATCGCGCCCGGCGGTGTGGGTTCCGGGCTCTACGGCATGCTGATCCTCGCGGTCATCACGGTGTTCATCGCCGGGCTGATGGTCGGGCGGACGCCGGAGTATCTGGGTAAGAAGATCACGCCGCGCGAAATCAAGCTCGCCGCTGCGTATTTCCTGATCAGCCCGCTGATCGTGCTGGTGGGGACGGCCGTTGCGATGGCTATGCCCGGGCAGCGGGCGGCGATGCTGAACTCCGGACCGCACGGGCTCTCGGAAGTGTTGTACGCCTTCATCTCCGCGGCGAACAACAACGGTTCGGCGTTCGCGGGCCTGTCCGCCAACACCGACTGGTACAACACCGCGCTCGGGCTGGCCATGGCCTTCGGCCGGTTCCTGCCCATCATCTTCGTGCTCGCCCTGGCCGGTTCGCTGGCCCAGCAGGGCCAGACCCCCGAGTCGATCGGGACGCTGCCCACGCACCGGCCGCAGTTCGTCGGCATGGTCGTCGGAGTCACGTTCATCCTGGTCGCGCTCACCTTCCTGCCCGCGCTCGCGCTCGGGCCGCTCGCCGAGGGAATCCACTGA
- the kdpB gene encoding potassium-transporting ATPase subunit KdpB: protein MSSTAVEEAETTAQKPRNEKSGLLDPKMMLKSLPDAIRKLDPRTLWRNPVMLIVELGAVWATVLAIAQPSFFAWAIVVWLWLTVIFANLAEAVAEGRGKAQADSLRKAKTDTVARRLVNWSPGASAQEESVAAPELRRGDYVVVEAGQIIPGDGDVVEGIASVDESAITGESAPVIRESGGDRSAVTGGTTVLSDRIVVQITQEPGASFIDKMIALVEGASRQKTPNEIALNILLAALTLIFVFAVVTLQPLAIYAKQNNPGVADALALDGNGITGIALVSLLVCLIPTTIGALLSAIGIAGMDRLVQRNVLAMSGRAVEAAGDVNTLLLDKTGTITLGNRQASAFDPVPGVTEAELADAAQLSSLADETPEGRSIVVYAKAAYGLRERSPGELTHADWVEFTAQTRMSGVDVDSRQLRKGAASAVTEWVRAQGGSVPPELGAIVDGISASGGTPLVVGEAVDGTARVLGVIHLKDVVKQGMRERFDEMRRMGIRTVMITGDNPLTAKAIADEAGVDDFLAEATPEDKLALIKSEQDGGRLVAMTGDGTNDAPALAQADVGVAMNTGTSAAKEAGNMVDLDSDPTKLIEIVEIGKQLLITRGALTTFSIANDIAKYFAIIPALFVALFPGLGLLNVMRLHSPQSAILSAVIFNALVIIALIPLALRGVNYTPSNASKLLSRNLLIYGLGGIVAPFIGIKLIDLIVQHLPGMS from the coding sequence ATGTCCAGTACCGCAGTAGAAGAGGCCGAGACCACCGCGCAGAAACCGCGGAACGAGAAGAGCGGCCTGCTCGACCCCAAGATGATGCTGAAGTCACTGCCCGACGCGATCCGCAAACTGGATCCGCGCACGCTGTGGCGCAATCCGGTGATGCTCATCGTCGAACTCGGCGCCGTCTGGGCGACCGTGCTCGCGATCGCGCAGCCGTCCTTCTTCGCGTGGGCGATCGTCGTATGGCTGTGGCTCACCGTGATTTTCGCCAATCTCGCCGAGGCGGTAGCCGAGGGTCGGGGCAAGGCGCAAGCCGACTCGTTGCGAAAAGCCAAGACCGACACCGTCGCCCGCCGATTGGTGAACTGGTCGCCAGGTGCGTCCGCTCAGGAGGAATCCGTCGCGGCCCCCGAGTTGCGGCGCGGCGACTACGTTGTGGTCGAGGCCGGGCAGATCATCCCCGGTGACGGTGATGTGGTCGAAGGCATTGCCTCGGTGGACGAGTCGGCCATCACCGGCGAATCCGCACCCGTCATCCGGGAATCCGGGGGTGACCGTTCCGCGGTCACCGGCGGCACCACGGTGCTGTCGGACCGGATCGTCGTGCAGATCACCCAGGAGCCCGGCGCCAGCTTCATCGACAAGATGATCGCGCTGGTCGAGGGCGCGTCCCGGCAGAAGACGCCGAACGAGATCGCGCTGAACATCCTGCTCGCCGCGTTGACGCTGATCTTCGTGTTCGCGGTGGTGACCTTGCAGCCGCTGGCGATCTACGCCAAGCAGAACAACCCCGGCGTCGCCGACGCCCTGGCGCTGGACGGCAACGGCATCACCGGCATCGCGCTGGTTTCGCTGCTGGTCTGCCTGATCCCCACCACCATCGGCGCACTGCTCTCGGCCATCGGCATCGCGGGCATGGACCGGCTGGTGCAGCGCAATGTGCTGGCCATGTCCGGGCGTGCGGTCGAAGCGGCCGGTGACGTGAACACGCTGCTGCTCGACAAGACCGGTACCATCACTCTCGGCAACCGCCAGGCCTCGGCTTTCGATCCGGTCCCCGGAGTGACCGAAGCCGAATTGGCCGACGCGGCACAGCTTTCCAGCCTCGCCGACGAGACCCCGGAGGGCCGCTCCATCGTGGTCTACGCGAAGGCGGCCTACGGTCTGCGGGAGCGCTCCCCCGGCGAGCTGACACATGCGGACTGGGTGGAATTCACTGCCCAGACCCGGATGTCGGGTGTGGACGTCGACAGCAGGCAGTTACGCAAGGGCGCGGCCAGCGCGGTCACCGAATGGGTGCGTGCCCAAGGCGGTTCGGTCCCACCGGAACTCGGTGCGATCGTGGACGGCATCTCCGCATCCGGTGGTACCCCGCTGGTCGTCGGCGAGGCCGTCGACGGCACCGCCCGGGTACTCGGCGTGATCCACCTCAAGGACGTCGTCAAGCAGGGCATGCGTGAGCGATTCGACGAAATGCGCCGTATGGGCATCCGCACCGTCATGATCACCGGCGACAATCCCTTGACCGCCAAGGCGATTGCCGACGAAGCCGGAGTCGACGACTTCCTCGCCGAAGCCACCCCCGAGGACAAGCTGGCGCTGATCAAGTCCGAACAGGACGGCGGACGGCTGGTCGCGATGACCGGCGACGGCACCAACGACGCCCCCGCCCTGGCCCAAGCCGACGTGGGCGTCGCGATGAACACCGGCACCTCGGCGGCCAAAGAGGCCGGCAACATGGTCGATCTGGACTCCGATCCGACCAAGCTGATCGAGATCGTGGAGATCGGCAAGCAGCTGCTCATCACCCGCGGCGCGCTGACCACGTTCTCCATCGCCAACGACATCGCCAAGTACTTCGCGATCATTCCCGCGCTGTTCGTGGCGCTGTTCCCAGGCCTGGGCCTGCTCAACGTCATGCGGCTGCACAGCCCGCAGTCGGCGATCCTGTCCGCGGTCATCTTCAACGCGCTGGTCATCATCGCGCTGATTCCGCTGGCGCTGCGCGGCGTGAACTACACGCCGTCCAACGCGTCGAAGCTGTTGAGCCGCAACCTGTTGATCTACGGGCTCGGCGGCATCGTCGCGCCGTTCATCGGCATCAAACTCATCGACCTGATCGTCCAACACCTCCCTGGGATGTCCTGA
- a CDS encoding potassium-transporting ATPase subunit C produces MRLSTWIRQHLAALRALLVLTAITGIVYPLAVYAFAQLPGLHDGAEGSLQRVDGKVVGSSLIGQSFTDSDGKALPQYFQSRPSAAGDGYDPMSSSASNLGPEDIIDTDSRKSLLTQVCTRSKEIGDREGVDGSRPFCTEEGVGAVLSVIGPRDKDGDVSRPTRVVSVNEACPATPFLGSYRGVPVECAKPGEDYSAGRIVPIRGAAPADSAVPADAVTASGSGLDPNISPEYAAIQVARIAEVRGITFDQVQEVVAAHSKGRTIGFLGEPRVNVLQLNMELDRRYPVKG; encoded by the coding sequence ATGCGACTGTCAACCTGGATCCGGCAGCATCTCGCCGCGCTGCGCGCACTATTGGTCCTCACCGCCATCACCGGAATCGTCTATCCCCTGGCGGTTTACGCCTTCGCCCAGCTCCCCGGACTGCACGACGGAGCCGAGGGGTCACTGCAGCGGGTCGATGGAAAGGTGGTGGGCTCCAGCCTGATCGGGCAGTCCTTCACCGATTCCGACGGCAAGGCGCTGCCGCAGTACTTCCAGAGCCGGCCGTCCGCGGCGGGTGACGGGTACGACCCGATGTCCAGCTCCGCGAGCAATCTCGGGCCCGAGGACATCATCGATACCGATTCGCGCAAAAGCCTTTTGACGCAGGTGTGCACGCGAAGCAAGGAGATCGGCGACCGTGAGGGGGTCGACGGATCCCGGCCGTTCTGCACCGAAGAGGGTGTCGGAGCCGTGCTTTCGGTCATCGGGCCGCGCGATAAGGATGGCGATGTCTCGCGTCCGACCCGCGTGGTCAGTGTGAACGAGGCCTGCCCGGCAACGCCGTTCCTCGGCTCCTACCGGGGTGTTCCGGTGGAATGCGCGAAGCCGGGCGAGGACTATTCGGCCGGGCGGATCGTGCCCATTCGTGGTGCCGCACCCGCCGACTCCGCCGTCCCCGCCGACGCCGTGACCGCCAGTGGCAGTGGCCTGGACCCGAACATCTCGCCCGAGTACGCGGCCATTCAGGTCGCGCGGATCGCCGAGGTGCGCGGGATCACCTTCGACCAGGTGCAGGAAGTCGTTGCGGCACATAGCAAAGGCCGCACCATCGGGTTCCTCGGTGAGCCACGGGTGAACGTGCTGCAGTTGAACATGGAGCTGGATCGGCGGTACCCGGTCAAGGGGTGA
- a CDS encoding MerR family transcriptional regulator, producing MSNGVTIGQAAAFVGVTVKTVRHYHKQGLVEEPDRDSSGYRRYASADLLRLVQVRTLAAAGVPLAEIGPLLDADAAQFAAALAGVERDLTARIEELTARRDTLHRLADGNRALLPDRAVALLERMPGLGFAPEEVAAAREGWVLAKALVPESFDEYLTHLGKALEDPQFVAISLRGSQVATWEPDDPRIPELADTMADHYLANPEQLKILTGMQARTEAATRYRIIAHHGEEQESAAAQVVALIEAKLRAAGIYIPRPDTP from the coding sequence ATGAGCAACGGGGTCACGATCGGGCAGGCGGCGGCCTTCGTCGGCGTCACGGTCAAGACCGTGCGGCACTATCACAAGCAAGGCCTGGTCGAGGAACCCGATCGCGACAGCTCCGGCTATCGCCGCTACGCCTCAGCGGACCTGTTGCGCCTGGTCCAGGTCCGGACGCTGGCCGCGGCCGGCGTGCCGCTGGCCGAGATCGGGCCCCTGCTCGACGCCGACGCCGCGCAGTTCGCCGCCGCGCTCGCAGGCGTCGAACGGGACCTCACCGCGCGGATCGAGGAACTGACCGCCCGGCGCGACACCCTGCACCGGCTCGCCGACGGCAACCGGGCGCTGCTCCCCGATCGCGCGGTGGCACTGCTGGAGCGGATGCCCGGCCTCGGCTTCGCCCCGGAGGAGGTCGCGGCCGCCCGGGAGGGTTGGGTGCTGGCCAAGGCCCTGGTGCCGGAAAGTTTCGACGAATACCTCACGCACCTCGGGAAAGCCCTGGAAGACCCGCAGTTCGTCGCCATCAGCCTGCGCGGTTCCCAGGTCGCGACCTGGGAACCGGATGACCCTCGCATCCCCGAACTCGCGGATACGATGGCAGACCACTACCTGGCCAACCCGGAGCAACTGAAGATCCTGACCGGGATGCAAGCCCGCACCGAAGCCGCGACCCGGTATCGGATCATCGCCCACCACGGCGAGGAGCAGGAGTCCGCCGCGGCGCAGGTGGTCGCGCTCATCGAAGCCAAGCTCCGCGCCGCGGGCATCTACATCCCCAGGCCGGACACACCCTGA
- a CDS encoding SDR family oxidoreductase — MKSVLVTGAGRGIGKALSLRLAEKGWRVYAGVRKIADGEALAAEHSAIVPIVLDITDAGQIAALDEVLPAELDAVVNNAGIVVDGPVETLTVDDLRRQFEVNVFGTIAVTQAVLPRLRTNKGRIVFVSSLSGRISTPGTGAYNSSKFALEGMVDALRIELRPWGIPVSMVEPGPTETDMWGGALDMVDAGLERLTPAQRELYGPQLAGMRKMAAQVQKIAAPVKTVVDDVERALTARKPKARYVVGLAGKAQVVAASFTPTPVLDTLLSFASGIKRR, encoded by the coding sequence ATGAAATCTGTGTTGGTGACCGGGGCGGGACGCGGTATCGGTAAGGCGCTTTCGCTACGTTTGGCCGAAAAGGGCTGGCGGGTATATGCCGGAGTGCGAAAGATCGCCGATGGGGAGGCGCTGGCCGCCGAACACTCGGCGATTGTCCCGATTGTGCTGGATATCACCGACGCCGGACAGATCGCCGCACTCGATGAGGTACTGCCCGCTGAGCTGGATGCTGTCGTCAACAACGCGGGCATCGTGGTCGATGGCCCGGTGGAGACGCTCACCGTGGACGATCTGCGGCGGCAGTTCGAGGTGAACGTCTTCGGGACGATCGCGGTGACCCAGGCCGTGCTGCCGCGACTACGGACGAACAAGGGCCGGATCGTGTTCGTGTCCTCGCTCAGCGGGCGCATCTCGACCCCGGGGACCGGCGCCTACAACTCCTCGAAATTCGCGCTCGAGGGCATGGTCGACGCGCTGCGAATCGAGTTGCGGCCGTGGGGAATTCCGGTGTCGATGGTGGAGCCCGGCCCGACCGAAACCGACATGTGGGGCGGGGCGCTGGACATGGTCGACGCCGGCCTGGAACGTCTGACGCCCGCACAGCGCGAGCTGTACGGGCCGCAGCTGGCGGGCATGCGCAAGATGGCGGCGCAGGTCCAGAAGATCGCGGCCCCGGTCAAGACCGTCGTCGACGATGTGGAGCGCGCACTCACCGCGCGTAAACCGAAGGCCCGCTACGTTGTTGGACTGGCAGGCAAGGCGCAAGTCGTCGCCGCCTCTTTCACACCGACACCGGTGCTGGACACGCTCCTGTCCTTCGCGAGCGGCATCAAGCGCCGATGA
- a CDS encoding YdcF family protein, whose product MRKRTRLTVGGLVLVLLWGEWANWRAARRGVGSARGDSEVVVVLGYRNSGARANAMNRWRVRAGLRSIDSGAVDSRVLFCGGACAGPHSEAALMAAYARDIRGYRGAFVLEEKSRSTWENISFAIPFLQDADRIKIVSVPLHAEKARRYLARQDPDLASRLVPGAEYRFGEWMPLKPLLALYGLRKDAPGR is encoded by the coding sequence ATGCGGAAACGGACTCGGCTGACGGTCGGCGGTCTCGTGCTGGTGCTGCTGTGGGGTGAGTGGGCGAACTGGCGCGCCGCACGCCGCGGAGTGGGGTCCGCTCGCGGTGATTCCGAGGTCGTGGTGGTGCTGGGGTATCGCAATTCGGGTGCGCGGGCCAACGCCATGAACCGGTGGCGGGTGCGGGCCGGTTTGCGCTCCATCGACTCCGGTGCGGTCGATAGCCGGGTCCTGTTCTGTGGCGGCGCGTGCGCGGGGCCGCACAGCGAGGCGGCGCTGATGGCCGCGTACGCCAGAGATATTCGCGGGTACCGCGGCGCGTTCGTGTTGGAGGAGAAGAGCCGAAGTACCTGGGAGAACATCTCGTTCGCGATCCCATTTCTGCAGGACGCGGATCGGATCAAGATCGTGTCGGTCCCGCTGCACGCGGAGAAGGCCCGGCGCTACCTCGCGCGGCAGGACCCTGATCTGGCATCAAGGCTCGTTCCCGGCGCGGAGTATCGGTTCGGTGAGTGGATGCCACTGAAGCCGCTGCTCGCGCTCTACGGATTACGGAAGGACGCCCCGGGCCGCTAG
- a CDS encoding VOC family protein — translation MCNTPFEPPRPASLALQYVQITVLDFDESLAFYRDALGLELVNDLGSGDKRWVNLTSPTQPGLEYVLSRPHAGRSKEDGDALQAVLVKGILPMLVFTTDDLDATFERVKASGAEVLQEPVDRPWGPRDSAFRDPSGTTVRIQQGEVRRRPKKTAPTS, via the coding sequence ATGTGCAACACACCTTTTGAACCGCCCCGCCCGGCCTCCCTGGCTCTGCAGTACGTCCAGATCACGGTCCTCGATTTCGACGAGTCCCTGGCCTTCTACCGCGACGCCCTGGGCCTGGAACTCGTCAACGACCTCGGTTCCGGCGACAAACGCTGGGTCAACCTCACCAGCCCCACCCAGCCCGGCCTGGAATACGTCCTGTCCCGCCCGCACGCCGGCCGCTCCAAGGAAGACGGCGATGCCCTGCAGGCCGTCCTCGTCAAGGGCATCCTCCCGATGCTCGTCTTCACCACCGACGACCTCGACGCCACCTTCGAACGCGTCAAAGCCTCCGGCGCCGAAGTTCTCCAGGAACCCGTCGACCGCCCCTGGGGCCCCCGCGACTCCGCCTTCCGCGACCCGTCGGGCACCACAGTCCGCATCCAGCAGGGCGAAGTCCGCCGCCGCCCGAAGAAGACCGCCCCCACTTCGTGA